From Micromonospora auratinigra:
CGTACCCGCGGGCGAACAGCTCGTTGACCGGGATGTCGTACCGGGCCACGTAGGCGTCCACGTCCCGCTGCGTCCAGGCGGCGATCGGGTTCACCTTGACCCGGCCACGGCGGGCGTCGAAGGCCACCACCGGCGTGTTGGCCCGGGTCGGCGACTCGTCCCGGCGCAGCCCGGCGGCCCAGGCGTCGTACCCGGTCAGCGCCCGCTCCAGCGGTTCCACCTTGCGCAGCTGGCAGCAGTCGTCCGGGGCGCGGTTGAACAGCCGGGGACCGTACTGGCCGTCCTGCTGGCCGACGGTCATCCGGGGCCGGATCGAGCGCACGGTGACCGGCAGCCGCCGGGCCACCTCGTCGCGTACCCGCAGCGTCTCCGGGAAGTGCAGCCCGGTGTCCAGGAACACCACGTCGACGCCGGGCGCGACCCGGGAGACCAGGTGTGCCAGCACGCCGTCGGCCATCGAGCTGGTCACGCAGAACCGGTCGCCGAAGGTCTCGGCGGCCCAGCGGGCGATCTCCAGCGCCGGCGCGCCCTCCAGCTCCCGGCCGGCCCGCTCGGCCAGCGCGCGCAGCTCCTCGGGATCCCGGCGGGCCGGATCGGTGGCGGTCGGGGCGGCCGGCCCGACCAGGTTCAGGTTCGCGGCGGAGACCAGGTTCACCGGGCCACCCCCCGGCTCAGCAGGCCGGTGAACTTCACGCTGAAGACCCGCGCGCAGGCGTGGCACTCCCAGGCGCCGTGCCCGGCCTCGCTCGGCCGCAGGTCCTCCTCGCCGCAGTACGGGCAGTACAGCGGCACGGAACGGGTTTCACTCATCGGAGTTCCTCCTCGTCGACCCGGACAACCCAGTTGGCGAACGTCTCGCCCTCGCTCCGGCCGGCCAGGTAGCGGCGGGCCAGTCGTTCCACGTACGCCGGCAGCTCGTCGGCGGTCGTCTTCAGGCCGCGCAGCTTGCGGCCGAACCCGGCGGTCTGCCCCTGGGCCATGCCGAGGCCGCCGCCGAGGTGCACCTGGAAGCCCTCCACCTGGTTGCCGTCCGGCCCCACCACCAGCTGGCCCTTCAGGCCGATGTCGGCCACCTGGGTCCGGGCGCAGGCGTTCGGGCAGCCGTTCAGGTGGATGGAGATGTCCGCGTCGAAGTCACGCAGCCGCTCCTCCAACCGGGCCACCAGTTCCTCGCCGCGCCGCTTGGTCTCCACGATGGCGAGCTTGCAGAACTCGATGCCGGTGCAGGCCATGGTGCCGCGCCGCCAGGCCGACGGCCGGGCCTCCAGACCGATCCCCCGCAGCTCCGCCACCAGCGAGTCGGTCCGCTCCGGCGCCACGTCCAGCACGAGCAGCTTCTGGTACGGGGTGAGCCGCACCCGGCCGCTGCCGTGCGCCTCCACCACGTCGGCCAGCCGGGTGAGCTGCGGGCCGGAGACCCGCCCCACCACCGGAGCGGCCCCGACGTAGTGCCGGCCGTCCCGCTGCTGGTGCACGCCGATGTGGTCCACCGGCCGCTCCGGCAGCTGCGGGGCCGGCCCGTCCAGCAGCGTCCGGCCCAGGTACTCCTTCTCCAGCACCTCGCGGAACTTCGCCACGCCCCAGTCGGCGACCAGGAACTTCAGCCGGGCCCGGTTGCGCAGCCGGCGGTAGCCGTAGTCGCGGAAGATGCCGACCACCCCCGCCCAGACGTCCGGCACCTCGGCCAGCGGCACCCAGACGCCGAGCCGCTTGGCCAGCATCGGGTTGGTGGAGAGGCCGCCGCCCACCCAGACGTCGAAGCCGGGCCCGTGCTCGGGGTGCTCGACGCCGAGGAAGGCGATGTCGTTCGCCTCGTACGGGGTGTCGACCAGCCAGGAGATCGAGGTCTTGAACTTGCGCGGCAGGTTGGAGTACGCCTTGTCGCCGACGTACCGACGGACGATCTCGTCGACGGCCGGGGTCGGGTCGACCAGCTCGTCGCGGGCCACCCCGGCGACCGGGCTGCCCAGCACCACCCGGGGGCAGTCACCGCACGCCTCGGTGGTCTGCAGGCCGACCTCCTCCAGCCGGCGCCAGATCTCCGGCATGTCCTCGACCCGGATCCAGTGGAACTGGATGTTCTGCCGGTCGGTGATGTCGGCGGTGTCCCGGGCGAACTCCCGGGAGATGTCCGCGATCACCCGGAGCTGGGCGAGGGTGAGCTCACCGCCGTCCACCCGGACCCGCAGCATGAAGAACTCGTCCTCCAGCTCGTGCGGCTCCAGCACGGCGGTCCGGCCGCCGTCGATGCCCGCCTTGCGCTGGGTGTAGAGACCCCACCAGCGGAACCGGCCGCGCAGGTCC
This genomic window contains:
- a CDS encoding phosphoadenylyl-sulfate reductase, which translates into the protein MNLVSAANLNLVGPAAPTATDPARRDPEELRALAERAGRELEGAPALEIARWAAETFGDRFCVTSSMADGVLAHLVSRVAPGVDVVFLDTGLHFPETLRVRDEVARRLPVTVRSIRPRMTVGQQDGQYGPRLFNRAPDDCCQLRKVEPLERALTGYDAWAAGLRRDESPTRANTPVVAFDARRGRVKVNPIAAWTQRDVDAYVARYDIPVNELFARGYGSIGCWPCTRRTKAGEDPRAGRWAMFEKTECGLHT
- a CDS encoding nitrite/sulfite reductase, which produces MAVSSTTTRSDTPPARAPRRPRGEGQWALGHREPLNPNERIKKDDDPLNVRARIENIYARQGFASIDPQDLRGRFRWWGLYTQRKAGIDGGRTAVLEPHELEDEFFMLRVRVDGGELTLAQLRVIADISREFARDTADITDRQNIQFHWIRVEDMPEIWRRLEEVGLQTTEACGDCPRVVLGSPVAGVARDELVDPTPAVDEIVRRYVGDKAYSNLPRKFKTSISWLVDTPYEANDIAFLGVEHPEHGPGFDVWVGGGLSTNPMLAKRLGVWVPLAEVPDVWAGVVGIFRDYGYRRLRNRARLKFLVADWGVAKFREVLEKEYLGRTLLDGPAPQLPERPVDHIGVHQQRDGRHYVGAAPVVGRVSGPQLTRLADVVEAHGSGRVRLTPYQKLLVLDVAPERTDSLVAELRGIGLEARPSAWRRGTMACTGIEFCKLAIVETKRRGEELVARLEERLRDFDADISIHLNGCPNACARTQVADIGLKGQLVVGPDGNQVEGFQVHLGGGLGMAQGQTAGFGRKLRGLKTTADELPAYVERLARRYLAGRSEGETFANWVVRVDEEELR